Sequence from the Rutidosis leptorrhynchoides isolate AG116_Rl617_1_P2 chromosome 3, CSIRO_AGI_Rlap_v1, whole genome shotgun sequence genome:
TGCAAGTTAGTTTCAACAAGAAAGAGTATTAATAAAAGTTCAAAGGATACTAACTTTACTTTTTGTAACGATTGATTGTTTCTATCTGTTATCTTTGTTCTTTTTACTCTTAAAAGTTAAAAGTTTAGTTTACCTTGAAAGCTATAAGGTCCATAAGCTATAACATTGGGCTACTAAACTATAAAtacaataaatatattaataataagtgtactttatttcggatatcggattatccgaatatccgaaaattttgaaaaattgatccgatatccgaatccgaaaatccggatatccgattttcggatatccgaatatccggatATCCAAATTTTAGgatattttcggatcggattttcAGATAATTCGGATTGCGaattcggattcggatattatgcCCACCACTACTCGAAAGGGTTCAAAACGTATTCGTTGCTAaggaaatttttaattaaaaagtttaattttttaaatttatcTTTCAAAAACCCAAAGTGGATAGTATACTAGATTTGATCCAGCCTTGAATTGTTGAATATATTGTTTGAATGTATATCCCAGAAATTTGATTTGCAAACTGGGCGCCGCACGGTGCCACATAGATACCCGGGTCCCACCGCTAAAACCTCAGCCTCCAACCCCAAACACCACCACTCTCTCCCAATTCTTATCGAATATCTCCATCTCACAATTTCAATCTAAATATtactagtagtatatatatataccctAACTCTAACATTATTATAAATTACACTGAAAATGAAAATTGCGGAGTGTATTATTATAATGTCACATGTCAAACCACTAATTTAATTAAAGATTAGTATTCCATCATTCAGTGAAACATCAATCAGAATGGGAACTAGTTCATCAAAGAATCTTGATAGCAGTTCTCATGGTAGTGGTGAAGAGTATAAAGATGAACATGGTGGTGGTCAACTTTATGTCTCTTTAAAAATGGAAAATTATAAGATTAAAGGTGATCTTATTCCTCATGTTTATGGCTCTGTCCCTCTTGTTGGTTCTTGGGATACTTCTAAAGCTGTAAGCTTTTTTGCCCCCTTCATTATCTTATAACTTTATACGTCATTTTTATAATAAAGTAATGATTTTTATTGATGGGTTTCTAATTTGATATTTAGCTTGTATTTAGTACAATGCAAGTTATGATATTTTTGTTGTGTTTAGGTTAACCTATTTGTTGTGTTTAGGTTCTATTGTAAGTTGGTAGCCTATTTGTTGTTTCTTTGAATATCAATGTTCCTAATTTCATAATCTATTTGCATTTGGTACCCATTGAAGGTATATGTGATGGTGAATTATAAGTGCTTTTATTCCTGAGTTCCATAAGTCTTGTTGTAATTATTACATTCAATAGCTATGtatctaattttattattatcaagtatataGCTTTCAATCTTTCATTGAAACATAATTGTAGACTTGTAGTATTGTGCTAAATTGATAATATTGTATTTAACTTTCATTGAAGCCTATAACAGTTTATTTCAATGTTCTTGTTTCTGATTATGATAATTGTATTGAATTAGCTTCCAATGGAACGTGAATCGGTCTCGATGTGGGAATTAAGTTTTGTTGTTCCTCCTAATCATGGTAATTTCTTTTTACATAGTTACTTTTAGGTTTATGTGATTATCTTTGATACAGAGTCGAAAACTGATGATTTTCGAGCACCTAAAAACGATCAAGGTCATCAAAGTTCTTGTGAATGTTCTCTTAAGAAATGAAAGCGTACTAATACTAAAAACTTTATAACGGATGTTAGGTATACACCGAAATTTGATTAAAAAACTTCAACAAAATCGTTAAGAGTGAGAAGGTTTGACTTTAAATGTCAAAGTAGATGAATTAGCAAATAAACTATTGACCATTTTTCCTATTTCTTATTTAGAAACATTGGACTTCAAGTTCTTATTGAAGCCGAAATACAACAACACGCCATGCATAGAGGAGGAAGGCACAAACAGGCAGTTTATGGGAGGAACATTACAAGGTGTTGCTCGATTAGCCGTTTTTAATTTCAATCAAGAAGAGGTTCTTGAGTATCGTGTATTCATTAAGGCGAATCGGGTTTCACCGTTTGATCTTGCTGCAAGTTGGCGAGCCTATCAAGAAAATTTTGAACCTTCGACTGTTCGTGGTATTCCAGATGTCAGCATAAGTTCATTACCCGAGGGCGATGAGGTACTTCTTTCTTAGATATCGATTAACAGGTCTCGCCCTAGGTGGAAATTTTTACCCGTTTACTCATTTGGGTTTTGTTTCCGAGTTTAGAAAAGCATATTCAAGAGAATGGGTTAAAGTTGACCAAAGTATGTTTTTTTATGAACACAAACAAATTCCTAATTCGTTTTATTTAATTGTTAGATCTAGAATATTGTTGTAATCATATTGTAATTGTATTGATACTATCACAttgttttttttacaatttttgttTGTAAATATGGACATAAAAAGTTGTATGCATGTCAACCAGACCCTACCCATCCCATTTCAGCCCATAATAAACACAACCCATATTAACCCCAAATTGTTTTGACCTGTTATTTATCCGGCCTAATCCTTCATTTTAAAAACCAACAGAATTCATGAATgcgttttttctttttcttttttcttttaaacTTTTTATTCTCTCTTTAGAACGGGTCTTCAACTAGTCTGGACCTTGATCTGGAACAATACCTAGTCCCTGCTCCAGCAACTTCCGTGGTTTATGCGGCGAACTTGACCGAGACCCCGAGATCTTTAAAGGGTGGTGGGGTATTTTCTAAAACCGAAGGTTCAACCAAAGATGCAGTGGCTGCTAATGTTGATCGTCCCGCAACCATAAAGGTTATTACTTTTTACTAAATATATTGTATTATACTATCCCATGCCTAGTAATTATCATTAAAATATATTTAAGACACGGAATGTACTTTACAAATAGGAAATGGAAGTTGTTATCCCGGAACCTCCTAAGCTGTTTCATCCTCCGGGAATGGTTGAATCAAAGTCTGTTGGAACGTTTTCACCGTTACAGAGACAAGATAGTCACCGAGGAATGTTTGTGGATAGAGGTGTGGGGTCCCCTCGGCTAGTCAAATCAGCTAGTGCTAGTACTTTGACCACCACCGTCAAACCTGATTCAGGAGCTAAGGTTCGTTAACAACCACCCTTAAAAATCCTTACACTAAAAACGGTGTCGTTTTGATTCTAATAAATTTTGACATTTGAATTATAATATTTTAGAAGTCGATGCCAGAGGCCGCTGGGGCTGTGGCGGCTGCGGCTGTTGCTGATCAAATGCTTGGACCGAAAGAGGATATGCATTTGGCAATTGTTTTGGTAAATCTTCCTTTTTTTACCTAATTTTCTAACATGATTCGATTTAAAAAATGGAAAATTTTCATTTTTTACCTAATTTCCATTTTGGTTATTTACTGTGGTAGGTTGGCTTACCGGCTCGTGGTAAAACTTTTACCGCTGCTAAACTTACGAGGTATCTTCGTTGGTTAGGTCATGACACAAAACACTTCAATGTTGGAAAGGTGACtgctttattattatttatttatttattattaattataatattattattatattaaaacatCTGATATCATTGATAATTGGCGTAATTGTTTTTCATGTTGTGACAGTATCGACGGCTCAAGCATGGAACTAATCAGGTGAGCTAGACATGCTGATATTTATATCTAGAACATTGTTTACTTTTGTGTTATGAATAaccgaaaatggaacctgaatcgCACGAAGTTTTATTGGTATATAACTCGATAAGTATCTACTATTTTGATGCAGACTGCTGATTTTTTTCGAGGTGACAATCCAGAAGGCATGGAAGCTCGTAACGAGGTGAGTTTGACTAAAAATTTTGATCTTTTATAAGGTTTCAGGGTCCTGAAATTTGAGTTTTTTTTAGCAAAATAATATTAATTGTTGAACCaagataattactttttatataccATACCAAACTTTATAACGGATGTCTCTATAGGTAGCAGCTCTGGCTATGGATGACATGACCGCCTGGATGCAAGAAGGTGGTCAAGTGAGTTTAACGTTACGATGTTCTTTCGACacctttttattattaaaactGCTAAAAAAGATTATAAATTTATTTAGGTAGGAATATTTGATGCGACAAACAGCACGAGTGAGCGAAGGAATATGCTTATGAAAATGGCTGAAGGAAAATGCAAGGTACAGCATTATACCTTTTTTGCAAATCATTGCATATTGATAGATAATGAGATTAGTTTGATGGAAAAAAAATCATTTTGGTTATTCTTTGAACAGATTATATTCTTGGAAACAATATGCAATGATCGGCAAATAATCGAAAGAAATATACGACTTAAGATTCAACAGAGTCCTGATTATGCTGAAGAGTCTGTTTGCGTTATGAATTCATCATGTTTTTTAGTTAGAAACTTACGCCTAATGGAATATAACTTTATATACTTACAGGCCAGATTTTGGAGCTGGATATCAGGACTTCAAACGACGGCTCGATAATTATGAGAAAGTAACCAATAATATTTACAAACATATTGTTGATGACGTACATATAGTATTGTGCTTTAATATAATAATCTTATAACTTATAATGTGACTAGATTTATGAACCTGTTAATGAAGGATCGtatattaaaatgattgatatGGTTAGTGGTCATGGCGGTCAAATACAGGTAAGTTGTCTCATTTCTTACTATTTCCGAGTCTTTACTTAAATTGTCGTAACATCAGCATAAGTTGCCTGAAAAATTGTTCATTTCTATACGTTTCAGGTAAACAATATCAGCGGTTACCTTCCTGGAAGGATTGTGTTTTTCTTGGTATATGACTATTTCCAAACTATTTTATCATTCTCTTTTCAAATTAAAGTTTAAAGAGTTTTTTAATGTCGTTTTGTTTCATAATTCTTactgtatttattatttattttcagCCTTTTTAGCACCTATAATGTATATTACCTTCATATATTGGTCCTGCAGGTGAATACACATCTGACACCTAGACCAATTTTGCTTACACGACACGGCGAGAGTCGTAATAACATGAGATCAAGAATAGGCGGTGACACTGTCTTAAGGTCTCTTTTTACATTAATCATGATTTTAATCGTTGTAGTCTGTATTTATTGCAAATAAATCACTCTTTTGTAAATGTGAAAAAAATATCATACAGAAAAACgtaggtttttttttaaaaaaaaataaaaatctttttgcatACTTGAAAaagtttttttctttctttttttttttttgaaaaacaaacttGAAATAGAAATTGGACCGAAGTTGGTTACCTTTTTATATTCAATGTGCTCTTTTTGGTAAACGTCAAGAACTACAATTTGTCACATAAACAAGTACAATGACCAATAAAACTTACTTTTTTGTTCCGAACACTAAAGTTCTTCACCTAATTTTGATAATCTTTTGACTTGTCTGACTGTACAGCGGAAATGGGGAGCTTTATGCCAAGAAGCTTACTAATTTTGTTGAGAAACGACTCAAAAACGAACGAGCTGCTTCTGTAAGATTTCTACTTTTTGTTTGACTATTCATAAATCACGTGGTTATTGATAAACGATATGCGTGGTGTGGCCTAGATATGGACAAGCACATTGCAACGAACAATTTTGTCAGCCAATCAAATTGTTGGATTCCCGAAGGTTAGTGTTTTATATCACATAAATTGCTTCGTTTATTGCTATTTTTATAAGAATTTACTCACTTTATCTTTCTTGTAGATACAATGGCGTGCACTTGATGAGATAAATGCTGGTGTGTGTGACGGTATGACATACGAAGAAATAAAGAAAAATATGCCTGATGAATACGCGTATGTTTTCATATGAAAACCTCAACCTTTTGTTTTTTACTTGTACTAGTAATATCCGTAAGCTTttgttggaattttttttttttttaatctcttAAAGGTCACGAAAGAAAGATAAACTTAGGTATCGGTATCCTCGTGGAGAATCGTATCTTGATGTGATACAAAGGTAGTGATTATTATTTCATAAAGAGTTCATGTTACTCCCATCGTCCCAAAATAACTGTCCTATTTTGACTTTGAAAGTTTTTCtttttcaactttgactttaaatattagtgttgtgttatataataattgataaAAATTATACTAATGAAAACACGTTTAAAACCAGTTCATCCATATAAAACACAAACAGAAAATATTAAGTAAAAGTGAAAAAAGAAAGACTTTCAAAAGTCAAAATGAAACAATTATGTTGGGACGCAAGGAGTGATATTTATGAACTAATTTAAATTACAAGTTGGAAGCTTTTGCCCAATGTATTATTACAGGTTGGAGCCGGTTATCATCGAGCTTGAAAGGCAACGTGCACCTGTGGTTGTTGTATCTCACCAGGTtcacaaattaaaaataaaaaggctCGTTCGTTAGAATGTTATTTTTCTTCATAACAGAAAATAACGCTTTTTTTATGAACTGCAGGCTGTTTTAAGAGcgttgtatgcgtactttgccgaTAGGCCTTTGTCTGAAATTCCGCACATAGAG
This genomic interval carries:
- the LOC139902963 gene encoding 6-phosphofructo-2-kinase/fructose-2,6-bisphosphatase-like, which produces MGTSSSKNLDSSSHGSGEEYKDEHGGGQLYVSLKMENYKIKGDLIPHVYGSVPLVGSWDTSKALPMERESVSMWELSFVVPPNHETLDFKFLLKPKYNNTPCIEEEGTNRQFMGGTLQGVARLAVFNFNQEEVLEYRVFIKANRVSPFDLAASWRAYQENFEPSTVRGIPDVSISSLPEGDENGSSTSLDLDLEQYLVPAPATSVVYAANLTETPRSLKGGGVFSKTEGSTKDAVAANVDRPATIKEMEVVIPEPPKLFHPPGMVESKSVGTFSPLQRQDSHRGMFVDRGVGSPRLVKSASASTLTTTVKPDSGAKKSMPEAAGAVAAAAVADQMLGPKEDMHLAIVLVGLPARGKTFTAAKLTRYLRWLGHDTKHFNVGKYRRLKHGTNQTADFFRGDNPEGMEARNEVAALAMDDMTAWMQEGGQVGIFDATNSTSERRNMLMKMAEGKCKIIFLETICNDRQIIERNIRLKIQQSPDYAEEPDFGAGYQDFKRRLDNYEKIYEPVNEGSYIKMIDMVSGHGGQIQVNNISGYLPGRIVFFLVNTHLTPRPILLTRHGESRNNMRSRIGGDTVLSGNGELYAKKLTNFVEKRLKNERAASIWTSTLQRTILSANQIVGFPKIQWRALDEINAGVCDGMTYEEIKKNMPDEYASRKKDKLRYRYPRGESYLDVIQRLEPVIIELERQRAPVVVVSHQAVLRALYAYFADRPLSEIPHIEMPLHTIIEIQMGVTGVQEKRYKLMD